CCGCCGGCGGCACGATCGACGTCGGGCTCCGCTTCGGCACCCTCACCGTCCGCGACCGGGGCCAGGGCATCCCCGAGGAGGACCTGCCCCACGTCTTCGAACGCTTCTGGCGCTCCCCCTCGGCCCGCCAGCTGCCCGGCTCCGGCCTGGGCCTGGCGATCGTGGCCCAGACCGTCCACGACTGCGGCGGCGAGGTCTCCCTCTCCAACGCCTCCCCGGGCACCCTCGCCACCATGAAGCTCCCCGGCGCACCGACTCCTCCCCCGGAGCTGCCGTCCGGCATGTGAAACAAACTGTCCCACTATACGAATACTGAGCCATCATGCAGGCATGACCACCAGTCAGCGTGACGTCGCCGCGCACCCCGTCGCCGGAAGCCCGCCGCCCGCGAGCCGACGCTGGGTGATGCTCGGGCTCGGGACCGCTGCGCAGACCGCGGCCTACACCTTCGTGTACGGGATGCCGTATCTGATCCCGTCGATGCGAAGCTCGGAGGGCTTGAGCCTGGCGCAGGCCGGGGTGATGGTGGCGTGTCCCACCGCCGGGCTGCTGCTGGCGCTGTACGCGTGGGGGGCGGCGACCGATCGGTATGGGGAGCGGTGGGTGCTGGCCGCGGGGCTGGGGCTGGCCACGGCGGCGCTGGCCGGTGCGTCGGCCGTGCACGGGCTGGTCGCGCTGGGGGTGCTGTTCGCGGTGGCCGGGGCTGCCGGGGCGAGTGTGTCGGCGGCGAGCGGACGCGTCGTGCTGGGGTGGTTCCCACCGGAGCAGCGCGGTTTCGCGATGGGGTTGCGGCAGACGTCCACCCCGCTGGGGATACTGGTCGCCGCCGCCGCGGTCCCGCCGATCGCCGCGGCGCACGGCCTGCGCGGGGCGGTGCTGATGTTCACGCTGCTGAGCGGCGTGATGACGGTCCTGACCGCGCTGTTCGTCGTCGACCCGCCGAGGGCCGCGGCGCGGCCGGGCGAGGACGAGAAGCCGGCCAGCCCCTACCGGGGTTCCGCGCTGTGGCGGATCCACGCGGCCAGTGCCCTGATGGTCTGGCCGCAGTTCACCGTCGGCGCGTTCGGCCTGGTCTACCTGACCGACGTGCGCCACTGGCCGGCGATCGCGGCCGGGCGGCTGATGGCCTGCGGCCAGGGCGCGG
This genomic interval from Streptacidiphilus rugosus AM-16 contains the following:
- a CDS encoding MFS transporter, translated to MTTSQRDVAAHPVAGSPPPASRRWVMLGLGTAAQTAAYTFVYGMPYLIPSMRSSEGLSLAQAGVMVACPTAGLLLALYAWGAATDRYGERWVLAAGLGLATAALAGASAVHGLVALGVLFAVAGAAGASVSAASGRVVLGWFPPEQRGFAMGLRQTSTPLGILVAAAAVPPIAAAHGLRGAVLMFTLLSGVMTVLTALFVVDPPRAAARPGEDEKPASPYRGSALWRIHAASALMVWPQFTVGAFGLVYLTDVRHWPAIAAGRLMACGQGAAAVCRVGAGRWSDAVGSRLQPMRLLAAAVGVLALALGVAGGAVAVALLVLLCALSAGTNGLSFTSVAERAGSHWAGRALAVQNTGQNLTASVAPPAVGALITASGFPTAFGLAAACAFASIAVLSRVR